The region aaaaaaacacagttgttGAGTTAAAATGAACAACCGTTTAGCTTGCTTAGCTAGAAAGGAAATGTAATTGAAAGCAAATCCTGGTGTTTAACCTATTTCCTGAGCACAGATTAAGACCAGTGTTATCCCACACAGGACTGCAAATAGACACAGACAACACAGAGACTTAATCTGACTCTGAGAGCAAATGTGCCCTGCTTTAGGCacaaggttttattttattcaaatcagagctttaataaaaatagaaagcaATTGTGCTCGGTTAGACCCAGATGGGTGAAACAGGGGCGCAATGGAAAATAAAACTAGTCCACATGGCCATTGCAtgctcagataaaaaaaaattcctttgggggggtatacatatatatatatatattcacatttatataatcaaataatatttatataatatttatataatcaaataattttttttattgagggGGAGCCTATTGCTATAAGGAAGGTGTAAGGGGttacagaggagagagaaagaaagaacaaaagaaagaacgaaagaaagaaagacgaatggtaaaagaaagcaaagtttgagagaaagagcaggatagtgagagagagaaagagagagagagagagagagagagagagagagagagagagagagagagagagagagagagagagagagagcacagacatgagagaaaaagacagatgaTGGGCATGAAAGAGATTATAGAGAGCAAAACGAataagaggaagagaggaataGAAGAATAGAGAGCATGGTGAGTAAgaagatggatagagagagagagagagagagagagagagagagagagagagagagatgagagaaaaagacagatgaCGGGCATGAAAGAGATCATAGAGAGCAAAACGAAAGGAGCAAAACGAATGAGAGGAATAGAGAGCATGGTGAGTAAGaggatggatagagagagagattgagagagagagagagagagagagagagagagagagagatcagctcagagagaccagagagatgAGTgttaaagagaagagaaagtgaTAGAAAGACATAAGTGGTTTTCTTTACCTTCACTCTGAGCTCTCACACACGACACTATTGCCACTGCCATGAAGGCAGACGCTGCCAAACACAGCCTACTCTTCATTTtcactctgtgtctgtctcaaCAGAGCATGAATGGACCTAAGAAACAAGCACACATTACAGTCTGCATTCCACTCTCCAAActctcacaccctcacacactctttccctTCATCATACAGAAGATTTATTTTCACctcatttcattattattattctctccTGTAACGAACAAATTTAAAAGGACAGAAAGTGTGACTTTATGGGATGCATACAGGTATGAAAACAATTCATAGTCATGAACATGGAATAAAATGATCTCTAACTTTAGAATCATTTCCATATTAATTTTCAGtcaataatattaacaacaataatataattaaattagaattctgtacaaaaaaaaaaatactaaaatttgatacaaaataatattaactaCCGATCatataatcaaatcaaatgaagtactgcattttaaaatctaGGAGGTTTGTACAAGTCTGTGCGCTCAAGCATTAGACTTAAATTAAACTAGAATTCGGTGTAATTTGTCATGTCGGTGGGTTAGATGGGTAAAATCTAAAGATTTGTTTAACAGATCTAGTGTGCCCTAAAAAAGTGTCGACAAGACAAACTACACGCtataaagcattttaatttctattgGAACACTAATGAAATGGGAATtcctttttattacattaagtTGCAACTTCACCAAGTCTCTACAACAAACCAAGGGGAAAAACTATCCCAAAGTCGGGATCAATATCGGTTTGATTGCAGATATAGAGCGCCTCCTGCTGGACACTTCAGttctcattcatctttagtTGACTAGGCAAAGTGCACACAGACTCTCATTAGAAATGAATAGCAAATTTACAGGATCATCAGGAATAAATGTTGCACATCATAATTAAGAACTAATCCGTACCATCATTAAACTGGCAGGTCATCACAAGAACCTAATACtccaaatataatatttgaattgtgtgcatgaaaaatgtgaaatgtctttaaaaatgtttagcaataattccattttttttaattcatcagAATGTTTGTAAAGTCTATTTTAATGATAATTGagtgatttattaataaagtgtCACTAGAGCTGTAATGAGCTGTCTGTAGCAATTTACATAAATATCTtcagatatatttaaaatgtattttcatagatttttttatttcaaatttattgcattgttttgttttttgttttgtttttgtttttttatggtgcataacagcaataaataaatgtatcagGAATGAGctgtaaaaggaaaagaaattcagaaattgtgtttttttttttttttttaattccttagatcttttatgtttgtttgtttgtttgtttgttttaataaagtaaTAGTAACATAAATGAGTATAAGTGCCATAACTGAACTCACCATTCAGTTCCAGACAGTGTCCAAAAGAAATGAGTGATATATCACACAAACAGAGGATGAAGAGAATGGAGAGATCTGGTGTCCCGTCTGTCCTGGTTTACTTTGGACCTGATTGTTCACAGACAGCCGGAGTGATACAgcctgaggaggaggagaggcaggaggaggaggaaggtcCGCTCTCCAAATGGGCCAGGGTCTGTCCTTGGTCTGCTACTTAACGGGGGGCGGTGATATtgcgtggaaaaaaaaaaaaaaaaacttacgcCACCGTCCTCATCATGAGAGCTGCTGGGAGGAATATTCACTGCTGGAAAGTTCTGCGCGCTCCTTTGATGGGGATGGAGCTCATCCATCAGAGGAGCTCAGGAATGAAGGCTGGggttttacacacacgcacacacatgcgcgcacacacacgcacacacacacactctcacacacacacatgcgcgcacacacacacacacacacacacacacatgagcgcacacactcacacatgcgcgcacacacacttgcaaatTTGTCTTACTCTCCTTCTGAGGACTTTTCGCtttattaatgcagctaattaatgtTATGCCTACACCGACTTCTCAATTTAAAACCTTTGTCTCAgtgattttaattgattaaataaataaataaataaataaataaataaataaataaataaataaataaactggggACTTGTCAAATACGTTTAAGAGAATATGCGGTATTtggtatctctctgtctgtctctctctctgtctgtctctctctctctgtctgtctgtatctcacacacacacacacacacacacacacacacgtgcagagACTTGCAGAGATATTAAACATATcttcatcataaaaaaaaatccctcaatAGCTGTGTTCAGTAAATACGGAAGACCTGAACTACAAGTCATTGTAataggaaggaaaagaaaacaaacattataCGAAACACCACACGTTAAATAGAATATTTCACATAAACTGATAATTAAATAGAACGGTTATGAGTTCATTTGACTGAGATAAGATACCGTTTTAAATCATATATTTGACTTCCTGTGTTTGTGGTAGAAACACGTTCAGTTATATCTGTATCTTTTTGCCTTTCTTGTCTTTAGAGCTGTTTAGTATGTAACTTTATACTGGTTGATTGTTTTGTGTATGTCTCCCCCTAGCGGACATACCTTGCCtagttacagtatattagaTATGCATTATTGAGCTTACACTGTATTCCTATTAAAATGAGTTATTCAGTCATTTTTGAATGAACTAATGAGCTCCAAGATCCCCAAAATCTCCCATTCTGGCTGGTTCTTGGATTTgaatgtgcagtggaaaggcagGTATCATCTACGTCTTGTGATTGCTGTCTGCTTTTCATGTCTATACTCCCTTTGAGCTCCACCAATGTTGTGAATAAGTCCAAAATCCCTGTTTTTAAAACCATAAAGCCCCTGGTTTCTATAAGTGGGGGGTTCTTGGTTGGTATCTTGgttcttaatgtttttttgcactttttgcaGGAAATAGTGAGCTATTCGAAATGACTAAGTGTAGATTATTAAATCATAGCATTATTAATTTTCCTAGCTAGCTGGTCAGTTAGTGTAAGTCACacaataatgtatatatacaatgtGCAATAATGTTATATAGTTATCTGATCAACGAATCGTGTGGCAGCAGAACAACGGGCAAGTAGCTTTGGATAATGTTCAGGTCAAACATGATATTCAAATTAATAGCAATCAGTTACACCTGCACCAGGGTGCATTTAAGGAGAGAAATTCTGTTTGTAAATATAAGATTCATGTGCCTCATGGAGATAACAGTGCGACTCAGTTATTCTGCTATAATTACCTGGATTATTACTTTTAATTTGGCTGTGAATCATGTGCAATCAAGGATTAACTTCTTATTCTTGTAAAGTGACATTGCTTTATGTTTGATGATTTCATTAAGGTTATTCAAGGTTtaaattttaatcatttaatcatttttttaatcttttaatcattttctagCTGTTCAGActttaaaaaaagggaaaaggggTTAATTTAATGGTCATTAGGTGGTGTGCGTCTAACCATCTGCAACAGAACACCTCCAAGGCCAAGCTGATGGTGGTGGACTTTCATAGGAATGAACCATAATCTCAACCGGTGTCCTTACAGGGGGTTGATGTAGAGATGGTAAGGACAATGATGGGCTGGACTGGACCATGAACATAGATTCTCTCCTCAGGAAAGGACAGAGATGTTTATACTTCCTTAGAAGGCTTGAATCCTTCAACATCTGCAAAAACCTGCTACAGATATTTTATCAATCTGTGGTCCTGTGTCCTTTTCTACACTATGGTGTGCTGGAAAGGAAGTTGCAAAAAGAGAGATATGGCACGACTGGACAGATTGGTGAGGAGGGCAGGAGGCTCTGTGGTTGGAACAGATATGGACTCACTATTGACAGTAGCAGGGAGAAGGACCTTTGACAGACGGACCCttgacagtgtgtgttcagtggcagACTGCCTTCTCTGTCCTGCTCCACTACAAGACAAGAGAAACTCTTTTGTCCCTCTGGCCATTAGACTGGACAAACTCTCATATCACAGGGTGGAAACAAACTGAGGAGATACTTAAATTCTACTCTTCCACAGACCCAGTAAGAGAAAGAGCCAATACATTTACCTGCTCTGTTTAGATATTAATATATTCCTTTTCATTTCCCTTTACTTCAGACACAGGAAAGTCAACTAAACAATTTCAACAAAGAAAATTATGTAAGTTTTTTCATTAAGCAGTTACACCAGACTGTATTTCCTTACTTTATCCAGTACATATATGAAGCGTTGGCTACAGCAAGCAACAAGCTTCTGATGTACACCAAGGTTCCTGTCTTGCCCTGCGGAACTACAGACCAATACATTCTGCCAGCTTTACTGCTGAATCTTAGTATCTACAAGAGGGTTCGTTTAGAAGCTGGAGTGtttaagaaaacagaaaattatGTCCTTTAGTGATGATTAGAAAACTAACATGCATTTCAAAATGAGACAAGTCATGGGAAGCAGATTTTATTATCCAGCACTACATATTTGTAGATTGGTCCCATtatgaaaaacaataaatatacagcTTTTAAACTCCTTACAACATGTACACGGCCTTCTTGGCAGAAATAAATCCAGGAGttgtttttagtcttttttatgCGGGAGCGCCGCCTTGACCAGCTCGTATATTACAAAGGCAGTTCCtagaaaacaacacacaagcAAACGGTGTCAGACTTCAAGCAGTAAAggcaataatatattttatatattatatatagaatattatatattttaatatattttatatatagaactatatattttatatataggcTTGTCTAAGACACATGCAGAAGTTTATActaaagctgccactgctgtccTTTGTTACATTATAATACATCATCTCTTTGTATGaagtgtaaaggtgtgtgtgtgtgtgtgtgtgtgtgtgtgtgtgtgtgtctggcgtgAAGGACATCCCAGTTCAGAATCAATCATTCTGGCTGAACAAGACGCACATTTTGAGACTTGACAGTCCTAATAAACATCAGAGACACTGCTGTAGACATGGTATCTTCCACCAGTGGCGGGTTGAGCcattccctccctccctttctttaTTTTGGACTGTTTTCTCGCTCGTAACTGACACGATTTTTGCTGCTGTTTGTTTCGTTGTATTATTTAATGCTGCTAATATAGCAGCGTATACAGTGACATCCTGAATCGTTTGTGCTTTGATTATCGAATAAATAGCTAGTCGACTATGTGTTTAGACTCCTGTTTGCCTCCTGCTTTACTCAGGAGGCTCAGTTCCTGGCTTCATTTTCCAAAACATACCCAAGATGGTGAGGCCCATTGTCGTGCGGTACAGGATGGCATCACCAGCACCGCCCTTCAGATGAACTGGTACGCCATTATTCTCCTGAGAGACATGAAAATGAGAGCatattaaatgttcattttgcAACAAATTTATAGACttaactttcttttttgtaaTATAACACAATGTCAAGTGGCTCAGTaattatagtttatagtttataattatagtctttattttcttactttgctgtgattttttttattttacctgtTTATCCCAGAGAGAATtcacaccaaaaataaaaaataacaataataaataataataataataataataataataataataagtaacaGTGAACTGGTGATTTGTAGGTGAACATTTCTGATTTTACAAGCACATATTGCCAGTAGTTAATTTCACTGTTACATGCACATccacagaacaataaaattaatccaGCAATCACAATCATTCACATCGCCTTGTTGCCATCCAAAGTCTTCAGTGGAAGACTGTTAGCAATCAAAAGAAAGCAGGATGATTCAAACTGGCTGTTAGAATCTCACCCAGAATAAAACCCCCAACAGCAGTTAGGACAAAGTGAACTCTACACACTAGAAGCATGAATAAAAGgactgtgctgtgtgtaaaaGCCTGTGTGATGCTACTGCTGCTGCGTTTACGCACAACGTTACACTGCCGCTGTTAGACTGCACTAACACACCATCCTCGGGTTAGTGTGTTACAGCCTTGTTCAGCTAAGATATACTTATCTGCTGGACATGTTTCGAGTGCATCAACCTGAGtgtgaagtgaacacacacagacacacacacactttcaaaagaagaagggaagaagaaaaataaataaataaaaaagcacacGTAGATGTTGGTGTATTGCTGATCAGCTGTGTGTTTGCAAAGCGCATGGAATGATGCTCTCAGCTCTCATACGGTTTTGGGCTCCGAATATTAACTAGCTCAACTGCCCATATAACACAAGACAAGAATTGTGTATAattgtctcgctctctctgtctcgcgctctctctgtctcgcgctctctctgtctcgcgctctctctgtctcgcgctctctctgtctcgcgctctctctgtctcgcgctctctctgtctcgcgctctctctgtctctttcacagtgttcattttctataacagcacctCTGTGAGGTttcttattatgttggctttgtagaagccaacattctgttttcctatttaagcttagacaaaaatgtataaaatttaatgcggcctagggctttcgagccacatgcactaaatttggatatgttgtagaccctggtctgaagtttgttgcttttacttttctaagcgatccgagtactggtaccgggtctcaacgtggcctttttccccatagactcccattataaagttTGGAGgcttataactcggcaagctttcgaactatctacaccaaactcggccagctcctttagggtgatgctctgaacaaaggtttaaattgatgtaccgactggcctttcggttgtcccacagccccgcccccaaaatatgcaaaatacaaaaactttttacaacatggacatatcaaaacactcagaacaatgaggggaacttcctcacgtgtattctgatgacgtcatgtgacgtcacatgaaaataaaaaatttcgCACAACATGGGCACGTGATGTACCAAagcactcagcccaatgaggggaactttctcaggagtattcggatgacgtcacatgctcgtctccacttgcttccaaatgttttggcaccctatctttctgtccacttgcctccaaaagtaacactgacccttatgtccactcgcatccaaaaagcaccggcctttgcgaatacttgcctcgtcaaagccaacatcaaagtttgtcacgacaaactttacgAATCTAGTTAACAATCTGTAATTCTGTGGATTGTGAAACGTACATACAATTCAAATGAAtcgatttttttttagcctCGTATAATTCAAGAGAATAAAGTGAGGGAACGACTGTTGCTCTAACgatgtcctgttgtgttttattctttacgtGGTGTAGAAatgatgttttgggtttatttctCCTCAGAATGTGTATGAATAATCTGCTGTAAAATGAAGGTGTAAAGCTTCACGAGCTTTCTGTGTAAATGTGAAAAGGAAAGTTCATTATTAGTTCATTTTAGTAAATCTCAATAACTTCATGGCTCAAATCATGATAACAATCTAACGTCCggtgacacacacatgctttcctTACGTAAAGGTAGATTATATTAAGGTGAAAGTGTttctgtattaataataatactgaattgTAAAGATTACACACATGAATGTGATGTTATGTGGAATACTGAGCAGCACACAGGCTCTTGTTCTGGTTCCAACATTATTCAGTCCCTCAAGGATTTGTTTATGATTGTTGTGGATGAAATGCCTTgattttgctgcttttttcaAATTTTGCAATGCAAATTTATAAAAAGGTCCAAGTTCCTTTGAACATCGTGGAGTCCGCTTGGTTTTGCGTTTATTTCTAATATTGCAAATGATGAAATCCATGAAGGACTGAATGATAGCGACGGTTAAATAAAAAGtggtatttattttcatgtagtataaaatgaaaagatgGTGACTGAACAGGGCTTGGCCACTGTGCCGGTCAGTTCTAGGGAGTTCTCTGACCTCCAGAGATAAAGCTGTTCAACatgaagaaagacaaagagaacaaaaaaagacaacagaatGAAATGCGCATAAAACATCTGCAGAACATATCCAGGTGTGGACATTATTATCCATAAAGACAGAATAATCTGATCAGCTCACCTGAAACAGCTTTTGCTTCTGGGGCACTTTATTCTCCACCTGCCTGCGAGCGCTGCTGGTTAGCGTCCGCCGGGACAGCTGCTGAATCgcctgcaaacacaaacactacatatTACAGCACTGGACCTAATTATTCATGCATGCATTACAGAGGTGGACAGATTGACAGTTGCCTGTCCATCATGCCTCTTCTTGCTTGGCAAACTCAGGCTTTCATctagattatttttctgtacatttgtatttctttgtgtgAAGAAAATTCCCTCTCCTGATTTGTCCATGTGACAAAGTCAGACAGCAAGACCCTAAGATATtagtggatgtggtagcctagtggttaatgtgttgggctaccaatcggaaggttgcgagGTCGAATCcaaggtccatcaagctgccactgttgggcctctgtgcaaggcccttaaccttcaattgctcagttgtataaaaaaagatagataatgtaagtcgctctggatatatgggtgtctgctaaatgctggaaatattAGTAATTCCATCCAACATTAaatcaattaattttatttatattacagctAAAGAAGTCCTGGGTGAAAAGCTCCGATCTAGACGATTAGTCAATGAAGCCTGAAGTACACGATTCGAGACAAACcttctctttaaattttagtccTAAAGAGATGGGGTCAAGTTGACGTACATTTGCCCCACACCTCCAGTTTAGAGTTTGATTCCAGTCTCTGATCCGTGTGCATGGAGTTTGCACGTCCACACAATTAGAGCTTTTTTCATGAGGGTAGTCCGGATTCTGTTCAAACACGACTGCGATCGTGAGTGGGACGGGTTCGACTGCGATCGTGAGTGGGACGGGTTCGACTGCGATCGTGAGTGGGACGGGTTCGACTGCGATCGTGAGTGGGACGGGTTCGACTGCGATCGTGAGTGGGACGGGTTCGACTGCGATCGTGAGTGGGACGGGTTCGACTGCGATCGTGAGTGGGACGGGTTCGACTGCGATCGTGAGTGGGACGGGTTCGACTGCGATCGTGAGTGGGACGGGTTCGACTGTCCAGGAAAATCCATGAATGACTAAATGCTGCTAAGAAATGATCATCATTAACCATTTCTCCTTAAAAACACCAGTCCTGGAGATCCACCTGTCCTGTACAGGTCACTCATTTCTCTgctctaaacaaacacacacctcagctCAGCAAAGGCTGGTCATTATGAGATTAGTAATTTCTACTTAGATGATGAGACAGCTTTAATACTAAAAACACGtacagaacagaaacacagTGCTCAATAATCAGGTTCTctctcagcaaaaaaaaaaggaggaagcaCTAAGACGTTATGACCTTAACTTCGACCCCTTCTTCAGCTTCAAAGCAGCCGTTTTaggattatattataattttttaatgattatttgtct is a window of Tachysurus vachellii isolate PV-2020 chromosome 3, HZAU_Pvac_v1, whole genome shotgun sequence DNA encoding:
- the LOC132843156 gene encoding cytochrome c oxidase subunit 7A2, mitochondrial, with protein sequence MYRHITAIQQLSRRTLTSSARRQVENKVPQKQKLFQENNGVPVHLKGGAGDAILYRTTMGLTILGTAFVIYELVKAALPHKKD